Proteins co-encoded in one Pelobates fuscus isolate aPelFus1 chromosome 5, aPelFus1.pri, whole genome shotgun sequence genomic window:
- the LOC134612380 gene encoding proteinase-activated receptor 2-like isoform X2 — MMGCSQLLPLLVLCLCFQSVTGKTPCSSSVGGRSFIFVKVESCNGSGNYVYAVDDFAANVLTSRLTTGFIPAVYLIVFIIGLPSNAIALWVFLFRTKKKHPAVIYMANLAMADLMLIIWFPFKAAYHLNGNNWIYGEAMCKMFVGFFYGNMYCSILFMTCLSVQRYWVIVNPMSHARKNSRIALIVSVLVWILIILGTIPLYLFNQTVYLPRLNITTCHDALPLDTLSFDMFNYFISLAIGVFFFPAVLTTLAYALMIKTLNASITDVDIGKKRKRAIRLIIIVLVMYLVCFIPSNVLIIVHYSLIKKRYIDNIYAVYIVALCLSSLNSCIDPFVYYFVSNDFRDHVKNTVKCRSVRTVERMRISFSSMKYSRKTSSYTSSSNNTKTSEC, encoded by the exons ATGATGGGCTGCTCACAGCTACTGCCGCTCTTAGTACTGTGTTTGTGCTTCCAGTCAGTGACAGGTAAGACCCC ATGTTCATCATCAGTTGGAGGAAGAAGTTTCATTTTTGTCAAGGTAGAATCCTGTAACGGCTCTGGGAACTATGTTTATGCAGTGGACGACTTTGCAGCGAATGTACTGACCAGCAGGTTGACTACTGGTTTCATCCCAGCGGTGTACCTAATAGTGTTCATCATTGGCTTACCAAGCAACGCAATAGCCTTATGGGTCTTCTTATTCAGAACCAAGAAGAAACATCCGGCTGTAATATACATGGCTAATCTGGCTATGGCTGATCTAATGCTTATCATATGGTTTCCTTTCAAGGCTGCCTACCACTTGAATGGCAATAACTGGATTTATGGCGAAGCTATGTGCAAAATGTTTGTCGGCTTTTTTTATGGGAATATGTATTGCTCGATCTTATTCATGACATGTCTTAGTGTCCAGAGATACTGGGTCATTGTTAACCCTATGTCACATGCCAGAAAGAATTCAAGAATTGCACTCATTGTTTCAGTACTTGTATGGATCTTAATTATTCTAGGCACAATCCCATTATATCTTTTTAACCAAACTGTTTACCTGCCAAGACTCAACATTACAACTTGCCACGACGCCCTGCCACTTGACACCCTATCCTTCGATATGTTCAACTACTTCATCTCCCTTGCAATCGGGGTATTTTTTTTCCCTGCGGTGCTCACTACATTGGCTTACGCTCTCATGATTAAGACTTTGAACGCCTCTATCACTGATGTAGATATTGGAAAAAAGAGGAAGAGAGCGATTCGACTTATCATTATAGTGCTTGTTATGTATCTCGTCTGTTTTATACCCAGTAACGTTCTTATTATAGTTCATTACTCTCTTATTAAGAAAAGGTATATTGACAACATCTACGCAGTTTACATCGTCGCTCTGTGTCTCTCCTCTCTGAACAGCTGCATCGATCCTTTTGTCTACTACTTTGTTTCAAATGACTTTCGGGATCACGTGAAAAACACGGTAAAATGCCGGAGTGTACGGACTGTCGAGAGAATGCGAATCTCATTCAGTTCCATGAAATACTCAAGAAAGACCAGTTCCTACACATCAAGCTCAAATAACACAAAAACTAGCGAATGTTGA
- the LOC134612380 gene encoding proteinase-activated receptor 2-like isoform X1 produces the protein MMGCSQLLPLLVLCLCFQSVTGINTTCSSSVGGRSFIFVKVESCNGSGNYVYAVDDFAANVLTSRLTTGFIPAVYLIVFIIGLPSNAIALWVFLFRTKKKHPAVIYMANLAMADLMLIIWFPFKAAYHLNGNNWIYGEAMCKMFVGFFYGNMYCSILFMTCLSVQRYWVIVNPMSHARKNSRIALIVSVLVWILIILGTIPLYLFNQTVYLPRLNITTCHDALPLDTLSFDMFNYFISLAIGVFFFPAVLTTLAYALMIKTLNASITDVDIGKKRKRAIRLIIIVLVMYLVCFIPSNVLIIVHYSLIKKRYIDNIYAVYIVALCLSSLNSCIDPFVYYFVSNDFRDHVKNTVKCRSVRTVERMRISFSSMKYSRKTSSYTSSSNNTKTSEC, from the exons ATGATGGGCTGCTCACAGCTACTGCCGCTCTTAGTACTGTGTTTGTGCTTCCAGTCAGTGACAG GAATTAACACCACATGTTCATCATCAGTTGGAGGAAGAAGTTTCATTTTTGTCAAGGTAGAATCCTGTAACGGCTCTGGGAACTATGTTTATGCAGTGGACGACTTTGCAGCGAATGTACTGACCAGCAGGTTGACTACTGGTTTCATCCCAGCGGTGTACCTAATAGTGTTCATCATTGGCTTACCAAGCAACGCAATAGCCTTATGGGTCTTCTTATTCAGAACCAAGAAGAAACATCCGGCTGTAATATACATGGCTAATCTGGCTATGGCTGATCTAATGCTTATCATATGGTTTCCTTTCAAGGCTGCCTACCACTTGAATGGCAATAACTGGATTTATGGCGAAGCTATGTGCAAAATGTTTGTCGGCTTTTTTTATGGGAATATGTATTGCTCGATCTTATTCATGACATGTCTTAGTGTCCAGAGATACTGGGTCATTGTTAACCCTATGTCACATGCCAGAAAGAATTCAAGAATTGCACTCATTGTTTCAGTACTTGTATGGATCTTAATTATTCTAGGCACAATCCCATTATATCTTTTTAACCAAACTGTTTACCTGCCAAGACTCAACATTACAACTTGCCACGACGCCCTGCCACTTGACACCCTATCCTTCGATATGTTCAACTACTTCATCTCCCTTGCAATCGGGGTATTTTTTTTCCCTGCGGTGCTCACTACATTGGCTTACGCTCTCATGATTAAGACTTTGAACGCCTCTATCACTGATGTAGATATTGGAAAAAAGAGGAAGAGAGCGATTCGACTTATCATTATAGTGCTTGTTATGTATCTCGTCTGTTTTATACCCAGTAACGTTCTTATTATAGTTCATTACTCTCTTATTAAGAAAAGGTATATTGACAACATCTACGCAGTTTACATCGTCGCTCTGTGTCTCTCCTCTCTGAACAGCTGCATCGATCCTTTTGTCTACTACTTTGTTTCAAATGACTTTCGGGATCACGTGAAAAACACGGTAAAATGCCGGAGTGTACGGACTGTCGAGAGAATGCGAATCTCATTCAGTTCCATGAAATACTCAAGAAAGACCAGTTCCTACACATCAAGCTCAAATAACACAAAAACTAGCGAATGTTGA